The Aspergillus chevalieri M1 DNA, chromosome 5, nearly complete sequence genome includes a region encoding these proteins:
- a CDS encoding phosphatase PAP2 family protein (COG:I;~EggNog:ENOG410PJMC;~InterPro:IPR036938,IPR039667,IPR039666,IPR000326;~PFAM:PF01569;~TransMembrane:5 (o25-45i52-73o93-109i121-144o156-177i);~go_function: GO:0016787 - hydrolase activity [Evidence IEA]), which produces MEETPLASLTLTHVHYNPTDPLSYLSAWLALVPQALCVAYVTLIWATREAEVLLMFAGQMGCEVSNFVMKRIIKEERPKQMFGKGYGMPSSHAQFVAFFAVYLALFLLFRHSFTYSTSRIISSYMVQAILAFALCVGAAGVAISRIYLNYHTPKQVLAGCAAGTVLAFAWFFVTGYLRTYGWIDWALDMPVAQFCRIRDLVVSQDLAEAGWQQWKAKRKLNRGGDSNSSKTE; this is translated from the exons ATGGAGGAAACACCATTGGCTTCGTTAACCTTGACCCACGTACACTAT AACCCCACAGATCCTCTGTCCTACCTATCCGCCTGGCTCGCCCTCGTCCCCCAAGCGCTATGTGTGGCATACGTGACCCTCATCTGGGCCACCCGGGAAGCGGAGGTGTTACTGATGTTTGCTGGTCAGATGGGGTGTGAGGTTTCAAACTTTGTTATGAAACGGATAATCAAGGAAGAACGACCGAAAC AAATGTTTGGCAAAGGTTACGGCATGCCGTCATCCCACGCGCAATTTGTCGCCTTTTTCGCCGTCTACCTAGCTCTCTTTCTCTTATTCCGGCATTCGTTCACCTACTCAACTTCCCGGATTATCTCCTCATATATGGTCCAGGCAATCCTCGCATTCGCATTGTGCGTTGGTGCCGCGGGCGTTGCTATCAGCCGCATCTATCTAAACTACCACACCCCGAAGCAGGTTTTGGCCGGATGCGCTGCAGGGACAGTACTCGCGTTTGCTTGGTTTTTTGTCACAGGGTACCTGCGCACCTATGGTTGGATTGATTGGGCATTGGATATGCCCGTAGCTCAATTCTGTCGGATTCGCGACTTGGTGGTAAGTCAAGACCTTGCCGAGGCCGGATGGCAACAATGGAAAGCAAAACGGAAGTTGAATCGTGGAGGTGATAGTAACTCCTCCAAGACGGAGTGA
- the ITT1 gene encoding RBR-type E3 ubiquitin transferase (COG:O;~EggNog:ENOG410PM45;~InterPro:IPR001841,IPR002867,IPR017907,IPR016135, IPR006575,IPR031127,IPR044066,IPR013083;~PFAM:PF05773,PF01485;~go_function: GO:0004842 - ubiquitin-protein transferase activity [Evidence IEA];~go_function: GO:0005515 - protein binding [Evidence IEA];~go_process: GO:0016567 - protein ubiquitination [Evidence IEA]), which produces MDDLLPEDDRSIELSSVAAIYPEIKIDPSSPFKASLDLPVVPSKPLYVSFQQPDVEPPDVITPPTSVDGEPGFESAKAGLETSVDPAKEVHVISYLPPLSLEIELPEGYPSEKPPSFKISTDPSWLPSSITTKLINDGKALWEECGKDLVVYTYIDHLQQLSETVFGIDDIPDGEVQFPLDLKVALLDYNSKAQREEFEKGTFECGVCLEPKKGVDCHRLLHCAHVFCVPCLQDFYNTCITEGDVEGVKCLDPDCGKGQSSEAPASGKKRKKSNRTLSPAELLQIPLSEETVQRYVFMKRKKKLEADKTTVYCPRQWCQGAARSKKHPKPTDPMSDDLDASDEDDDQVPFDPLGEEAQLPPVSERLSICEECEYAFCCVCKKGWHGELVRCFPRRDAELTAEEKATEEYLRLYTSVCPTCNSPVQKQMGCNHMICFTCNTHFCYLCSSWLMEDNPYRHFNDINSECYNRLWDLEGGDGENPVGAEALHQIPAEFLESDDESDGDNIAWEFDDSDDDIRRQPPPPAPFPPRAGAGNRDRGRDALLDAAGRAAAAERQAQARAMAELRGRDGQAQQPRQGPIRGLQRFLDLVQNDREDEWDSDELEGDF; this is translated from the coding sequence ATGGACGACCTTCTCCCCGAAGACGACCGCTCTATCGAGCTGTCCTCCGTGGCGGCCATCTACCCCGAAATCAAAATCGATCCTTCGTCTCCCTTCAAAGCGTCTCTAGACCTCCCAGTGGTACCTTCGAAGCCGTTATATGTTTCGTTTCAGCAGCCAGATGTCGAACCCCCAGACGTTATTACACCTCCTACCTCTGTCGACGGCGAGCCTGGCTTTGAATCAGCTAAGGCTGGATTAGAAACTTCGGTCGACCCGGCCAAAGAAGTCCATGTTATCTCCTACCTCCCACCGTTGAGCCTCGAGATCGAACTCCCAGAAGGGTACCCATCCGAAAAACCACCCAGTTTCAAAATCAGCACCGACCCATCGTGGTTACCGTCTTCTATTACGACAAAACTCATAAATGACGGCAAGGCTTTGTGGGAGGAATGTGGCAAGGACCTCGTGGTGTATACCTACATTGACCACCTTCAGCAACTTTCGGAGACGGTCTTTGGAATTGACGATATACCGGATGGAGAGGTACAATTCCCACTTGATCTCAAGGTTGCATTGCTAGACTACAACAGCAAGGCTCAACGGGAGGAATTTGAAAAAGGAACCTTCGAGTGTGGTGTGTGCCTGGAACCCAAGAAAGGCGTGGATTGCCACCGTCTTCTGCATTGCGCCCACGTTTTCTGCGTACCGTGTCTCCAGGACTTTTACAACACTTGCATTACGGAAGGAGATGTCGAAGGCGTTAAATGCTTAGATCCAGATTGTGGCAAAGGACAGTCTTCTGAGGCGCCTGCATCGGGAAAGAAGCGCAAGAAAAGTAATCGAACACTCAGCCCCGCAGAGCTGCTGCAGATCCCATTATCGGAAGAAACCGTGCAGCGGTACGTCTtcatgaaaaggaaaaagaagctaGAGGCAGACAAAACTACCGTGTATTGTCCTCGACAATGGTGTCAGGGCGCGGCTCGATCAAAGAAGCAccccaagccgactgatcCGATGTCCGATGATTTGGACGCTTCagatgaagacgatgatCAAGTTCCTTTCGACCCtcttggagaagaagcccaatTACCACCGGTGTCGGAGCGTCTGTCCATTTGCGAAGAGTGCGAGTATGCGTTCTGTTGCGTTTGCAAGAAGGGTTGGCACGGCGAGCTTGTACGATGCTTCCCACGTCGCGATGCAGAATTGACGGCCGAAGAAAAGGCCACAGAGGAGTATCTGAGACTGTACACCTCAGTATGCCCTACATGCAACTCCCCCGTTCAGAAGCAAATGGGCTGCAACCACATGATATGCTTCACCTGCAATACGCATTTCTGCTACCTGTGCTCGAGCTGGTTAATGGAAGACAACCCGTACCGGCACTTCAACGACATCAACAGCGAGTGCTACAATCGTCTCTGGGACCTGGAGGGTGGCGACGGCGAAAACCCTGTCGGAGCAGAAGCTCTCCACCAAATTCCAGCGGAATTTCTCGAGTCAGACGATGAAAGCGACGGCGATAATATCGCATGGGAGTTCGACGATAGCGACGATGACATTCGCCGCCAACCCCCGCCACCGGCCCCATTTCCCCCCCGTGCTGGCGCCGGTAATCGGGATCGCGGTCGCGACGCTCTCCTCGACGCAGCAGGTCgcgccgcagccgcagaGCGACAAGCGCAAGCACGAGCAATGGCAGAACTCCGCGGTCGTGACGGACAAGCCCAACAACCCCGCCAAGGTCCGATCCGAGGCCTCCAGCGGTTCCTGGATCTTGTCCAAAATGATCGCGAGGATGAGTGGGATAGTGATGAATTAGAGGGCGATTTTTGA